TAAAACGCTCAACGATATGTGCGCTCAGCTCCCTGAAACTGCAGCCCAACTGCTTGACGTTAAAGGCGTTGGGAAGATGAAAGTAGACAGTTACGGTGAGCCTTTTCTTCAAGCTATTCAAGACTATGTGGCAGCCCACCCTGACGAAAAAGAAAACACTTTTAGTGGAAGTGGGGACGGGGTTGGTACGATTAAAGATAAGACACCGAGTTTTGAAAAAACAATCAGCCTTTTTAAAAACGGTCATACAGTTGAGGAGATTGCCGAATTACGTCATATAAAAGAAACAACTGCAAAAAGTCACCTTTTACAAGCTGCTGAAGAAGGCTACGATGTAGATTTTTCTTCTCTCGTAGAAACGGAACATCTCCAATTGATCGAAGAGGCTGTAGATCGCATCGGCCTTGAAGATGGCCTAAAGCCTCTAAAAGAAGCTCTTCCAGAAGAAATCGATTATTTTACATTAAAAGTATATATTCAAGAGTATCTCATCCACTCTTAAGATAGAAGCATAGATTATGTCATTATCAAATCCAATCGGCGACTAAGTTAATGCCGATTGGATTTTTGTATAAACAGCTATTTTAGACAGCCATCTTCCTGAAAAAGCGGCTCTTGATAGTGAAAATTAGGTGATACAAGCTCGTCTTTGTAGTCTTGATGAAAAATATGGGTCGTAGCTGGAGATAGAGGTGGTATGAGCCAGCTCCATGTTCCTGTAAGGGGTCTACCGCTCGCTTTCTCACGCTTTTCAAATTGCTTGAACTGCTCAGCAGCCGTGTGATGATCGACGATACTGACACCTTTTTTTTGAAAGGAATGCAGCACGGCACGATTTAACTCTACTAATGCTTTGTCTTTCCATAACGATGAAGCCTTTGTCATATCAAACTCTAATTTCTCAGCCACGATAGGTAATAAATTATATCTTTGTTCATCAGCAAAGTTCCTCGCGCCGATTTCAGTCCCCATATACCAGCCGTTGAATGGCACTGTTGGATATTCGATCCCACCAATTTCAACCATCATGTCAGTAATAGCTGGCACGGCGTACCATTCTAACTGTAAGTCATTTAATTTATCTGTATCCGGGTGACTAATCGGCACTCGAAGTACCTCGTCCTCAGACAAATCACGCCATCTCACACTGCCATCACCCAATTTAATCACCAGTGGCAGAACATCAAAAGCTGATCCCTCTCCACGCCATCCTAGTGATTCGCATAAAGCTGTGAATGACTGCGACGCTGGATCACCTATTATATGTGGTCCGGCCTCATAACCTGCATAACGAACAAGCTGATGGTTGAGTATTCTCACAGGCTCTTCACCGTGTTTTCTTGGTGCAAAAAAGGTCATCATTGGTTTGATTTTACCACCGTTAGTTGCTAAGTGTAGATGTGTCGTTAATTCGTTAAAAACCGCTTCTTCGTCAGTACACAAACGGGCATCACGTACAGTAAGTGTATGCCAAAACAGACGACCGATACACTTATTAGCGTTTCGCCACGCCATTTTAGCCCCATGCTCTAGCTCTGTAAACGTATGTTCATAAAAATTCGTCTCTTGAATGTCTTGTTTTATCGTCATAAGACGCTCTTCTATTTTGTCCTCCATTCCTAACTCTTGATAGCATGTCCGAACAAACGCTTCCGCTTTTTTGAATAAATTTGTCATGATTGCCCTCACTTTTGTTATACTTTCTCAATTTTTTTGTTCCTCTAATTATTATTATGATAGTATAGAGATGATAGAAAAAACAATAGTTTAACCACTAGGGGTGCCTTCGGGCTGAGATAAGCGATTGCTTAATCCCTTTGAACCTGATCTGGAACAGCATGCCAGCGTAGGAAAGTGGAACGACTCTTTTCACCTTTCGTTCTGCGCGAACGGTTTTTTATGTTTCATTTTACTTCTAAAAGATGTAAAATAAGGAAAGGGGTTAGAAGATGTTACCTGTTAATGAATTACGAAACATTATTCAAGAAAAATCTCCGCTTATCCACAACATTACAAATGTGGTGGTAACAAATTTCACAGCAAATGGCCTTTATGCCCTCGGTGCCAGTCCTGTTATGGCATATGCTGAAGAAGAAGTAGCCGATATGGCCAGTGTGTCACAAGCGTTAGTCATTAATATTGGCACGTTAACTAAACCGGTTGTTAATGCCATGCTACTTGCTGGTAAAGCAGCAAATAAAGCGGGCGTTCCTATTATCCTTGATCCAGTAGGTGCTGGGGCGACACCTTATCGAACAGAAACGGTCCAACGATTATTAAACGAGCTTGATATTACGCTTATACGGGGTAATGCTAGCGAAATTGCTAACCTTTCAGACGAGAATGTCAAAATGAAAGGCGTCGATTCTACTGCTGAAGTAACTGATGCGGCTGAGATTGCAAAAAATGTTGCATTAAAATGGAAAACCGTGACGGCACTTACCGGAAAAACAGATGTCATTACCGATGGTCACATAACGTACACCGTTGAAAATGGTCATGCTCTTCAATCCAAAATTACGGGAGCTGGTTGTTTATTAAGTGCTGTCACAGGTGCTTTTATCGCTGTCCATGATAATGTCGTCGAAGCTGCCGCCGCTGCCATTGGCTTTTATGGGGTAGCCGCTGAACATGCTGCAACACGTCGTGACAATATGGGGCCTGGCCATTTTCAAATGCACTTTCTCGACGCCCTTTATGACTTAAAACCAGAAGATATTGAGCAACTCATCTCGATTCATTCTTAGGAGGACAACATAATGTTACCTAAAGCTCTTACGATTGCCGGCTCTGATAGCGGAGGCGGAGCGGGTATTCAAGCGGACCTTAAAACCTTTCAGGAACTTGACGTGTTTGGTATGAGTGCGATTACTGCCATTACCGCACAAAACAGTCAAGGTGTCAGCGGGGTGTATCCTGTCCCACCCGAAGGTATCTCGCAACAGATTACAGCTGTGGCGGATGATATTGGTGCTGATGCGGTTAAAACCGGCATGTTATTTGACGAACCGACGATTAAAATCGTTGCTGAAAAAGCCGCTAATTATAATTGGACAAATTTAGTTATTGATCCTGTCATGGTATCTACATCAGGAGCGAAACTTCTCCAAGACGATGCCATTGAGGCACTTAAAACACAACTATTTCCGTTAGCAACAATTATTACGCCAAACATTCCTGAAGCTTCAGAAATTACTGGTCGCTCCTTAACCACTTTGGAACAACGAAAAGAAGCAGCCAGAATGATGTACGAGATGGGAGCTCGTGCCGTATTAATTAAAGGCGGTCATCATCTTGATGAAACTAAAATTGTTGACCTCTTGTATGATGGAACGACTTATGTTTACTTATCAGTTCCACGACTCAACACCCGTCATACCCACGGGACTGGCTGTACATATGCCGCCGCAATTACAGCTCATTTAGCTAAAGGTCTCCCTTTAATAGACGCTGTTAAAGAAGCGAAGACATTTATCCATGTAGCGATTAAACATGGTTTTGCTGTTGGCAAAGGGCCTGGCCCGACGAATCACGCTGCCCCACGTTTCTACAATGAACCATTACATGAATTGGAGGTGATCACTGAATGAGCGTGTACACACAAGATGACGTCAATTCTCGCTTACGTCTTTATTTCATTTGCGGTAGCACGAATGTGAATCGTCCACTTCCAACAATTTTACGAGAAGCGATTTCAGGTGGTATTACAATGTTTCAATTTCGCGAAAAAGGTACAAACAGTCTGACTGGGGACAAAAAACTGGCATTAGCCTGTGAATTACAAGCGATTTGCCAAGAACATCACATCCCCTTTATTATTAATGACGATGTAGCATTGGCTATTAAGCTTAATGCAGATGGCATCCATGTGGGACAAGGTGATGAAAGCGCCGCTTCCGTTCGAGAGAAAATTGGGAGAGACAAGATTCTTGGTGTATCTGCCAACACGTTAGCCGATGCAAAACAAGCCATAAAAGACGGGGCAACCTATATTGGGACTGGTCCTATGTATGAGACCTCTTCAAAAGATGATGCAGATGACGTATGTGGACCTGAGAGAATTAAAGAATTCCGGCAAAGAGGGTTGACTATTCCTATCGTTGCCATAGGTGGCATCACAGCTGATAACACTCCTCCTATACTAGCAGCAGGTGCCAACGGCGTGTCTGTCATTTCGGCCATAGCCGGGGCATCCTCACCAGCTGAAGCTGCCGCTAGATTCAACAAAGCAATTGTTAACAAATTTTAATACTACCAAAAGTTTCGTGTGAAAACATATCATTAAACAACGTTAGGAGGGGATTTTATTGGATATTGGCAAAAGAATTAGGTTTTATCGGCAATTAAAGGGACTTACACAGACAGATTTGTGTAAAGGCATCGTCTCACCTTCTCATTATAGTAATATAGAAAGTGGACGATATGACGCCTCCTACGATATACTAAGGTTGCTAGCGTTGCGTTTAAAAGTTCCTACCGATTACTTCACCCATCATGATCATTACTCTATGCGAGTGGAAAAATTATTAGGTGCTTACCAACTTTCGTTAGAGAGCTCTTTAGCTGATGCAGAAGCTTTTCACACTAAACATGAACAAGATTTTGCATTTATTCCGTCGTTAGAGCAAGAATTACAATACCTTTTAATCCAATGTAACCACGCTTTAAGAAGATTTGATCTAGAAGAAGCAGATAGCATTTACAAACATATTTCTTTTTACATGGAAGATTTTGATGAAAAGAATCTATCAAAATCAACGCGTTTTCATTACCATTTTATTAATGGGCTTAAGTATTATTTAAGCGGGGACTACTCTAAAAGCTATTATTATTATTTAAATGCTTTAAAACATGTTTCTCGTGATATGGATACAGCTAAAACGAAATTCAACTGTGCTCAACTTTTTTATGTAATGAATGATTATTATCGTGCTTTATTTTATATCAATGAAGCGAAGGAAATTTTTGAGAATGTCAATCAGATTTCTAAAACAATCGATTGCCACACGGTAAAAGGACAGATTTTGATAGAATTGAAAGAATATGATCAAGCACATCATGCGCTAAATAAAGGATTGTCGATTGCCCGTGATCACAATTATGTGAGAGAAGAAGCGGATTTACTACATACACTCGGCATGCTTCAGGTGGATGAAAAAGATTATCTTTCTAGTATTGCATCTTTTAAACAAAGTCTTGCTATAAGAGAACGAGAGATTAAGAAGAACAATGGCAATTTCGTGCCTAACCATAGCTACTATTCATATCACTGGTTAGTTCAAACACATTTATTAGCGGGGAAATATCATGAGATGCGCGAATATTTAAATAAAGCTGATGACTACTGCTTCTCTGAACACCATTATTACCAATTACTCGTTTATGAAGCAAAGTTAGACTACGCACTCGGTAATGAAAAAGCTTATGAAGAAAAAACTGACAAAGCTTTAAGTTACCTTTACAATAATAAACTTTGGCGATTTGTTGAAGATGCCGTTACTGACTTTAGTCAGTATTATTCTAAAAAAAGGCAGTATAAAAAAGCAAATGAATATTTGCGCATGGAAGTCGATGTTTACAAAAAATCTTATGTGAGGAGAGATTAACATGAAAAAGAAATTAGCTGTATTATTAACTGTTGTGGTTCTTGTTGGAGGTGCCCTTTCTCTAACGGCACAAACTGAACAATTTGATTCCACACATACAAGACAAGCTCCAATCGTAGCTTAATAGAAAAAGGCACCCGACATCCGGGTGCTTTTTCTATTTGTGTTACTTGCTTCAGCGCCCAGTGAAGTATCTTCTTTAGCCGATACTTCAGTCAGTGCGTTTAAATCTCTATCCTAATTTGTTAATGGTTTAATTAGCTCGCTAATTTACCACAGATAACAACCGTCCGTAAAGCTCCCGGCTCATAATAGAGTGGAGAGCTAACTCTATTTAGCCGGGAGAGAAAGGTGCTAATGACCTGATTAACTCGGGCCAACAGGATGTTGGTCACACAAGCGTTTTCGCAGGACGCGAAGACGTTAGCTTGTGTTCCTTATCAGTGGAAGAAGAACGAAAATTCCCACTGATTGAAGGTTCGTATTATTTGAAAAAACGGCCTTTTCTTATACTCATCATCACTTTTCGACTGCAATGTTTAAGTGGGTACCTAATGTGCAATCAAAGTAGCCCATGTCTGTCAATTTCAATTGAGGAATAACAGGTAGACACATGAATGATAAGGCAGAGAACGGATTAAAATTCCCTATAAAGCCTAGCTCTACTAAAGCTTCATCTACGCCTTTCATTTTGGCTAATGTCTCTTCTATCGCACTTGCCGACATAAGACCTGCAATTGTTAATGGTAATGAAGCAATCGGTTCCCCGTGCTTGACAATGACCATACCGCCCTTCATTTTTTCAACTTCGTTAATCGCTTTTAACATATCTTTGTCATCGGCTCCCGCTACGACAAGGTTATGTGAATCGTGAGCAACTGTTAAGGCTATGGCACCTTCTTTAAGCCCTAACCCCTGAATAAAGCCCAACCCAATATTCCCTGTTTGATGATGGCGTTCAATAACTGCCAATTTTAGCAGACCATCCGCAGGCGAGCTAATAAAGCTCCCATTATACTGAGGCGGCTCCACAATTATTTTTTCCGTTACGAGGCTGTTTGGCTGTAGTTTAATGGCATATGCCTGACCTAAACTGGATGCAGGAATCGCTAGTTTTTCTAAGGTAACCTCGGGCGTGTTAACAGTATGAGTTAAATTTTCTGGCAGATGACGTTCCTCCACATCCTCCGGTAATGTCTTACCATCTTCAGCTACCAATTCTCCATTTTTGAAGACATGTGAAATTGTGAATGAGTCTAGATCATTAACTAATAAGAGATCAGCTAAATAACCTGGTGCTACTGCCCCCTTCGTTTTTAAACCGTAACATTCTGCAGCGTTTAACGTAGCAAGCTGGATAGCGAGAAGTGGATCGAGACCATGTTTTACTGCTAAACGGATATTCGCATCAATGCTCCCTTCTGCCATCAACTCATCAAGGTGCTTGTCATCGGTGCAAAATAAGAAACGGCGAGCGTTAGTAACGTTCACTTGCGGTATAAGCGCTTGTAAATCCTTTGCAGCAGATCCTTCTCTTATAAGGACATAAAGGCCTTTTTTTATCCGCTCAGCTGCTTCCTCAGCTGTCGTACATTCA
The DNA window shown above is from Salipaludibacillus agaradhaerens and carries:
- a CDS encoding nitric oxide synthase oxygenase — encoded protein: MTNLFKKAEAFVRTCYQELGMEDKIEERLMTIKQDIQETNFYEHTFTELEHGAKMAWRNANKCIGRLFWHTLTVRDARLCTDEEAVFNELTTHLHLATNGGKIKPMMTFFAPRKHGEEPVRILNHQLVRYAGYEAGPHIIGDPASQSFTALCESLGWRGEGSAFDVLPLVIKLGDGSVRWRDLSEDEVLRVPISHPDTDKLNDLQLEWYAVPAITDMMVEIGGIEYPTVPFNGWYMGTEIGARNFADEQRYNLLPIVAEKLEFDMTKASSLWKDKALVELNRAVLHSFQKKGVSIVDHHTAAEQFKQFEKREKASGRPLTGTWSWLIPPLSPATTHIFHQDYKDELVSPNFHYQEPLFQEDGCLK
- a CDS encoding helix-turn-helix domain-containing protein encodes the protein MDIGKRIRFYRQLKGLTQTDLCKGIVSPSHYSNIESGRYDASYDILRLLALRLKVPTDYFTHHDHYSMRVEKLLGAYQLSLESSLADAEAFHTKHEQDFAFIPSLEQELQYLLIQCNHALRRFDLEEADSIYKHISFYMEDFDEKNLSKSTRFHYHFINGLKYYLSGDYSKSYYYYLNALKHVSRDMDTAKTKFNCAQLFYVMNDYYRALFYINEAKEIFENVNQISKTIDCHTVKGQILIELKEYDQAHHALNKGLSIARDHNYVREEADLLHTLGMLQVDEKDYLSSIASFKQSLAIREREIKKNNGNFVPNHSYYSYHWLVQTHLLAGKYHEMREYLNKADDYCFSEHHYYQLLVYEAKLDYALGNEKAYEEKTDKALSYLYNNKLWRFVEDAVTDFSQYYSKKRQYKKANEYLRMEVDVYKKSYVRRD
- the thiM gene encoding hydroxyethylthiazole kinase gives rise to the protein MLPVNELRNIIQEKSPLIHNITNVVVTNFTANGLYALGASPVMAYAEEEVADMASVSQALVINIGTLTKPVVNAMLLAGKAANKAGVPIILDPVGAGATPYRTETVQRLLNELDITLIRGNASEIANLSDENVKMKGVDSTAEVTDAAEIAKNVALKWKTVTALTGKTDVITDGHITYTVENGHALQSKITGAGCLLSAVTGAFIAVHDNVVEAAAAAIGFYGVAAEHAATRRDNMGPGHFQMHFLDALYDLKPEDIEQLISIHS
- the thiE gene encoding thiamine phosphate synthase; this encodes MSVYTQDDVNSRLRLYFICGSTNVNRPLPTILREAISGGITMFQFREKGTNSLTGDKKLALACELQAICQEHHIPFIINDDVALAIKLNADGIHVGQGDESAASVREKIGRDKILGVSANTLADAKQAIKDGATYIGTGPMYETSSKDDADDVCGPERIKEFRQRGLTIPIVAIGGITADNTPPILAAGANGVSVISAIAGASSPAEAAARFNKAIVNKF
- the ade gene encoding adenine deaminase, yielding MAEKKDLINRIHVANKVAPADLVIKNGKIVNVFTLEIEEGDVAIYNGMIVGIGNYEGKKEIDAKGKYVVPGLIDGHVHIESSMVPPHKFSDIVIPHGVTTVITDPHEIANVTGTDGIQFMLEDSEGVPLDVLFMLPSCVPATPFEHSGATLTAEDLAPFYDHERVLGLAEVMDYPSTAAGVPDMMAKLHDALSKEKLIDGHGAGLDAEAMNVYGTARITTDHECTTAEEAAERIKKGLYVLIREGSAAKDLQALIPQVNVTNARRFLFCTDDKHLDELMAEGSIDANIRLAVKHGLDPLLAIQLATLNAAECYGLKTKGAVAPGYLADLLLVNDLDSFTISHVFKNGELVAEDGKTLPEDVEERHLPENLTHTVNTPEVTLEKLAIPASSLGQAYAIKLQPNSLVTEKIIVEPPQYNGSFISSPADGLLKLAVIERHHQTGNIGLGFIQGLGLKEGAIALTVAHDSHNLVVAGADDKDMLKAINEVEKMKGGMVIVKHGEPIASLPLTIAGLMSASAIEETLAKMKGVDEALVELGFIGNFNPFSALSFMCLPVIPQLKLTDMGYFDCTLGTHLNIAVEK
- the thiD gene encoding bifunctional hydroxymethylpyrimidine kinase/phosphomethylpyrimidine kinase, which encodes MLPKALTIAGSDSGGGAGIQADLKTFQELDVFGMSAITAITAQNSQGVSGVYPVPPEGISQQITAVADDIGADAVKTGMLFDEPTIKIVAEKAANYNWTNLVIDPVMVSTSGAKLLQDDAIEALKTQLFPLATIITPNIPEASEITGRSLTTLEQRKEAARMMYEMGARAVLIKGGHHLDETKIVDLLYDGTTYVYLSVPRLNTRHTHGTGCTYAAAITAHLAKGLPLIDAVKEAKTFIHVAIKHGFAVGKGPGPTNHAAPRFYNEPLHELEVITE